CATATCCTAGCCTGTCAAGCGCTATTCCATATCCGTCTTCACCGTAGTTGAGCACTCTGTTGACTCTGCTTATAGTGGCAGTGCTCGCTCCCGTAGCTTCCTCTATTTCATTGTAGGTCTTTTCAAGCCGCAAAAGCTTGGCCACTTGAAACCTCTGTGTTATGGACTTTATCTCTTTTATAGTGCATACATCTTCAAAAAACCTATAACACTCTTCCACGTTGTCTATGCTCAGTATGGCCTCAAACAGTTCGTCCGTCTCCTTGCACTGTAGTCTTGAAATATGTTTTTCCAATGGCAACTCCTCCAGTCTTTCGCTTCTCCTATCTTTGCTCTATAACTCTATTCTAATCTTTATG
This Andreesenia angusta DNA region includes the following protein-coding sequences:
- a CDS encoding YerC/YecD family TrpR-related protein — translated: MEKHISRLQCKETDELFEAILSIDNVEECYRFFEDVCTIKEIKSITQRFQVAKLLRLEKTYNEIEEATGASTATISRVNRVLNYGEDGYGIALDRLGYEKKKK